A genome region from Eretmochelys imbricata isolate rEreImb1 chromosome 8, rEreImb1.hap1, whole genome shotgun sequence includes the following:
- the PTGS2 gene encoding prostaglandin G/H synthase 2, translated as MILPCTLIIGLLAFSQAANPCCSNPCQNRGVCMTTGFDGYECDCTRTGFYGENCTTPEFLTWLKLTLKPTPNTVHYILTHFKGVWNIINSIPFFRDSIMRYVLTSRSHLIDSPPTYNSQYGYKNWEAYSNLSFYTRTLPPVALDCPTPMGVKGKKELPDSAVVVEKFLLRKKFIPDPQGTNMMFTFFAQHFTHQFFKTDHHRGPAFTKALGHGVDLNHVYGETLDRQLKLRLLKDGKLKYQMIDGEMYPPTVKDTEAEMIYPPHIPEHLQFSVGQEVFGLVPGLMMYATIWLREHNRVCDVLKQVHPEWDDEQLFQTTRLILIGETIKIVVEDYVQHLSGYYFKLKFDPELLFNQRFQYQNRIAAEFNTLYHWHPLLPDSFQIHDQEYTFQQFLYNNSIMMEHGLSHMVKSFSKQIAGRVAGGKNVPFAVQKVAKASIDQSRQMRYQSLNEYRKRFLLKPFKSFEELTGEKEMAAELEELYGDIDAMELYPGLLVERPRPSAIFGETMVELGAPFSLKGLMGNAICSPEYWKPSTFGGKVGFEIINTASLQKLICNNVKGCPITAFHVLNSEATETATINVSSSSSAMEDINPTLLMKERSAEL; from the exons ATGATTCTGCCCTGCACTTTAATCATCGGTCTCCTGGCTTTCAGCCAAGCAG CTAATCCTTGCTGCTCAAACCCATGCCAGAACAGAGGAGTATGTATGACGACAGGTTTTGATGGATATGAATGTGATTGTACAAGGACAGGATTTTATGGGGAAAACTGTACTACAC CGGAATTCTTGACCTGGCTGAAACTGACATTGAAACCTACTCCGAACACTGTCCACTACATCCTCACTCACTTCAAAGGTGTCTGGAATATAATAAACAGCATTCCCTTCTTCCGTGATTCCATCATGAGATATGTATTGACAT caAGGTCACATTTGATTGACAGTCCACCAACATACAACAGCCAGTATGGTTACAAAAactgggaagcctattccaacCTTTCCTTCTATACTAGAACCCTCCCACCAGTGGCACTGGACTGCCCAACACCCATGGGTGTTAAAG GTAAGAAGGAGCTCCCAGATTCCGCAGTAGTTGTGGAGAAATTTCTGCTGAGGAAAAAATTTATTCCTGATCCTCAAGGCACAAATATGATGTTCACGTTCTTTGCTCAACATTTCACCCACCAGTTCTTTAAGACAGATCACCACAGAGGGCCAGCCTTCACCAAAGCTCTTGGCCATGGG GTTGACTTGAACCATGTCTATGGAGAGACTTTGGATAGACAACTTAAGTTGAGGCTACTTAAGGATGGAAAGCTGAAGTATCAG atGATTGATGGAGAAATGTACCCTCCCACTGTGAAGGACACTGAGGCAGAAATGATCTACCCACCTCATATTCCTGAGCACCTGCAATTTTCTGTAGGCCAGGAGGTGTTTGGTTTGGTCCCAGGTTTAATGATGTATGCCACAATATGGCTCAGGGAGCACAATCGAGTCTGTGACGTTCTTAAGCAGGTGCATCCAGAatgggatgatgagcagctgTTCCAAACTACCAGGCTCATATTGATAG GAGAGACTATCAAGATTGTTGTTGAAGACTACGTGCAGCACTTGAGTGGCTACTATTTCAAGCTGAAGTTTGATCCCGAGCTGCTGTTTAACCAGCGATTTCAATATCAGAATAGAATTGCAGCTGAATTCAACACTTTGTACCACTGGCACCCACTTCTGCCTGACAGTTTTCAGATCCATGACCAGGAGTACACTTTCCAGCAATTTCTCTACAACAACTCTATCATGATGGAACATGGCCTTTCCCACATGGTGAAATCCTTCTCCAAGCAAATTGCCGGCAGG GTTGCTGGGGGTAAGAACGTTCCTTTTGCAGTACAGAAAGTAGCTAAGGCTTCAATTGATCAGAGCAGACAGATGAGATACCAGTCCTTGAATGAGTACCGAAAACGCTTCCTACTGAAACCTTTTAAGTCATTTGAGGAACTTACAG gagAAAAAGAAATGGCAGCTGAATTAGAAGAGCTTTATGGAGACATTGATGCTATGGAGCTGTATCCTGGCCTTCTAGTAGAAAGGCCTCGTCCTAGTGCCATCTTTGGTGAGACTATGGTGGAACTTGGAGCACCATTCTCTTTGAAAGGGCTGATGGGAAATGCTATCTGTTCTCCGGAGTACTGGAAACCAAGCACCTTTGGTGGAAAAGTGGGCTTTGAAATAATCAATACTGCCTCCCTACAAAAGCTCATCTGCAATAACGTGAAGGGCTGTCCCATCACCGCCTTCCACGTCCTAAACTCTGAAGCCACAGAAACGGCCACCATTAACGTCAGTTCCTCGAGCTCTGCAATGGAGGATATCAACCCCACGTTACTAATGAAAGAGAGATCCGCTGAATTGTAA